From Triticum urartu cultivar G1812 chromosome 2, Tu2.1, whole genome shotgun sequence, a single genomic window includes:
- the LOC125540059 gene encoding uncharacterized protein LOC125540059 isoform X2 codes for MSKRHRTAASDPWDDDQDMPPQKAPPGIHRSVYLEWRAGATGRLRDVRDNLRLLAPPPPPPASQEAGLRALGLLDFVRLRLDDAPPRRDLVAALVANYKQFYEWSYARGAFVKVSLDAFADALRLPPPTEGPPDAAAAAAAAPPGLASAAEWFIEAYILKPLRARAAAEGRPRRLPSDVDLALYRAKFGMVHKVDWSRLIWVLAEKEMVDLSKGRRPDWTCHYAAYLQRLIWVDNPGLFQPALPLLGLGGDQNLPSELQSKMQEVEARSKLLDARSKLLDTRAEHLESKSKELEERALASKTLTELELLNRNLLAEKEAINSELVGVQEELGEARKQLMQLDDSMESMKSLSKALFSRERKSNARLLNARWALVTKEIKGNGDLKSHQEELAELQDGMQGLKSLNQVLCSRERESNVQLLDTRWALVTKEIKGNGDLKNLREELAELRDGMQGLESLNQVLVTKNLIHNDKLQAARKELIDGLMVATNGRANIGLKRMGELDPKAVANACRPRLSQKKTLILCSKWEAQIRNAGWHPFKVIMVDDQPMVRMVFYIAIHGVALLS; via the exons ATGTCGAAGAGACATCGGACGGCGGCTTCAGACCCGTGGGACGACGACCAGGACATGCCGCCGCAGAAGGCGCCCCCGGGGATCCACAGGTCGGTCTACCTGGAATGGCGCGCCGGGGCGACCGGGCGCCTCCGCGACGTCCGCGACAACCTCCGCCtcctcgccccgccgccgccgccgcccgcttcCCAGGAGGCCGGCCTCCGCGCCCTCGGCCTCCTCGACTTCGTCCGCCTGCGCCTCGACGACGCGCCCCCGCGCCGCGACCTCGTGGCCGCGCTCGTCGCCAACTACAAGCAGTTCTACGAGTGGAGCTACGCGCGCGGCGCCTTCGTCAAGGTCAGCCTCGACGCCTTCGCCGACGCGCTCCGCCTCCCGCCTCCGACGGAGGGCCcacccgacgccgccgccgccgctgccgccgcgccCCCCGGGCTGGCCTCCGCCGCGGAGTGGTTCATCGAGGCGTACATCCTGAAGCCGCtacgcgcgcgcgccgccgcggAGGGACGGCCGCGCAGGCTGCCCAGCGATGTGGACCTGGCGCTGTACAGGGCGAAGTTCGGGATGGTGCATAAGGTGGACTGGAGCCGCCTCATCTGGGTCCTCGCCGAGAAGGAGATGGTCGACCTGAGCAAGGGGAGAAGGCCCGACTGGACATGCCACTATGCCGCCTACCTGCAGAGGCTCATCTGGGTGGACAATCCGGGCCTCTTCCAGCCGGCATTGCCATTGCTCGGCCTCGGTGGGGATCAAAATCTCCCTTCAGAGCTCCAGTCCAAGATGCAGGAGGTCGAAGCGAGATCCAAGCTGCTCGACGCGAGATCCAAGCTGCTGGACACCAGAGCCGAGCACCTTGAATCCAAGTCCAAGGAACTGGAAGAACGGGCACTCGCAAGCAAGACACTAACAGAGTTAGAGCTGCTCAACCGGAATCTGCTCGCCGAGAAAGAAGCAATCAACAGTGAGCTGGTAGGAGTGCAGGAGGAGCTGGGAGAAGCAAGGAAGCAGCTAATGCAGCTAGATGATAGCATGGAATCAATGAAATCGTTGAGTAAGGCTCTGTTTTCTAGGGAAAGAAAGAGCAATGCTCGGTTGCTAAATGCTCGGTGGGCTCTGGTTACCAAGGAAATCAAGGGCAACGGTGACTTAAAAAGCCATCAGGAAGAGCTAGCCGAGCTGCAGGATGGGATGCAAGGACTGAAATCCCTCAACCAGGTTCTGTGTTCTAGGGAAAGAGAAAGCAATGTTCAGTTGCTAGATACTCGCTGGGCTCTGGTTACCAAGGAAATCAAGGGCAACGGTGACTTAAAAAACCTCCGGGAAGAGCTAGCCGAGCTGCGCGATGGGATGCAAGGACTGGAATCCCTCAACCAGGTCCTGGTCACTAAGAACCTAATACACAACGACAAACTGCAAGCGGCTCGGAAAGAGTTGATCGAT GGCTTGATGGTGGCCACAAATGGCAGGGCAAACATAGGCCTGAAGAGGATGGGGGAGCTCGATCCAAAAGCGGTCGCAAATGCTTGCCGACCGAGATTGTCACAAAAGAAAACTCTTATTCTCTGTTCCAAGTGGGAGGCTCAAATCAGAAACGCAGGTTGGCACCCTTTTAAGGTCATCATGGTTGACGATCAGCCCATGGTACGGATGGTCTTCTATATTGCTATACATGGAGTGGCTCTTTTATCTT GA
- the LOC125540060 gene encoding BTB/POZ and MATH domain-containing protein 1-like, which translates to MPTSEAELLSALRAAGREHLSASTVARKQETGSHLFRIANYTEVKATVANREHVESSTFTVGGHEWRIDCYPNSCVKPHNGCISLFLRRTSSGAAHFLRRSAGSGAKADVAMAYIKFSLLDRDGSPARTQSAPQRQFASGDDWGWKDFMRSDELDKEKERYLKDDCLMVLCDVTVDLGLRTDSCTEVAAAAAPEPTGEWPPPPFELDGELTTAIWKKQRADVRIEVGGETLAAHRWMLEARSPVFKEDLSLAFTAGKKTAELRIDDMDAEVARALIRFIYTDALAADVRQQLDAAAAMAERLLVAAHRYRVEKLKLICEEALCRHIGMSSVAATLALAERHRCPTLKKACMQFISSPANLVAVVATDGFEQLKIGCPPDLVDLMAKHLAKVGAVDQSTFGPFTTF; encoded by the coding sequence ATGCCGACGTCGGAGGCCGAGCTGCTGTccgccctccgcgccgccggcCGGGAGCACCTCTCGGCGTCCACCGTCGCCCGGAAGCAGGAGACCGGCTCCCACCTGTTCCGGATCGCCAACTACACGGAGGTCAAGGCGACGGTGGCCAACCGCGAGCACGTGGAGTCGAGCACGTTCACCGTCGGCGGCCACGAGTGGCGCATCGACTGCTACCCGAACAGCTGCGTGAAGCCGCACAACGGCTGCATCTCCCTCTTCCTCCGGCGCACCAGCAGCGGCGCCGCCCACTTTCTCCGGCGTAGCGCCGGCAGCGGCGCAAAGGCCGACGTCGCCATGGCGTACATCAAGTTCAGCCTGCTGGACCGGGACGGGAGCCCGGCGCGCACCCAGAGCGCGCCGCAGCGCCAGTTCGCGAGCGGCGACGACTGGGGCTGGAAGGACTTCATGAGGAGCGACGAGCTGGACAAGGAGAAGGAGAGGTACCTCAAGGACGACTGCCTGATGGTCCTCTGCGACGTCACCGTCGACCTCGGGCTGCGCACCGACAGCTGCACCgaggtcgccgccgccgccgcgccggagcCGACGGGCGAGTGGCCGCCCCCGCCGTTCGAGCTGGACGGGGAGCTCACCACGGCCATCTGGAAGAAGCAACGGGCGGACGTGAGGATCGAGGTCGGCGGGGAGACGCTGGCGGCGCACCGGTGGATGCTGGAGGCCCGGTCCCCGGTGTTCAAGGAGGACCTCTCGCTCGCCTTCACAGCCGGCAAGAAGACCGCCGAGCTGCGCATCGACGACATGGACGCCGAGGTGGCCAGGGCCCTGATCCGGTTCATCTACACGGACGCGCTGGCGGCGGACGTGAGGCAGCAGCTGGAcgcggcggcggccatggcggagCGCCTGCTTGTGGCGGCGCACAGGTACAGGGTGGAGaagctgaagctgatctgcgAGGAGGCGCTGTGCCGGCACATCGGGATGAGCTCCGTGGCGGCCACCCTGGCGCTGGCGGAGCGGCACCGGTGCCCCACGCTGAAGAAGGCGTGCATGCAGTTTATTTCTTCTCCGGCTAACCTGGTGGCGGTCGTGGCGACCGATGGTTTCGAGCAGCTGAAGATCGGTTGCCCGCCTGATCTGGTCGACCTCATGGCCAAGCACTTGGCCAAGGTTGGCGCAGTGGATCAGTCCACGTTCGGGCCATTTACTACCTTCTAG
- the LOC125540059 gene encoding factor of DNA methylation 2-like isoform X1: MSKRHRTAASDPWDDDQDMPPQKAPPGIHRSVYLEWRAGATGRLRDVRDNLRLLAPPPPPPASQEAGLRALGLLDFVRLRLDDAPPRRDLVAALVANYKQFYEWSYARGAFVKVSLDAFADALRLPPPTEGPPDAAAAAAAAPPGLASAAEWFIEAYILKPLRARAAAEGRPRRLPSDVDLALYRAKFGMVHKVDWSRLIWVLAEKEMVDLSKGRRPDWTCHYAAYLQRLIWVDNPGLFQPALPLLGLGGDQNLPSELQSKMQEVEARSKLLDARSKLLDTRAEHLESKSKELEERALASKTLTELELLNRNLLAEKEAINSELVGVQEELGEARKQLMQLDDSMESMKSLSKALFSRERKSNARLLNARWALVTKEIKGNGDLKSHQEELAELQDGMQGLKSLNQVLCSRERESNVQLLDTRWALVTKEIKGNGDLKNLREELAELRDGMQGLESLNQVLVTKNLIHNDKLQAARKELIDGLMVATNGRANIGLKRMGELDPKAVANACRPRLSQKKTLILCSKWEAQIRNAGWHPFKVIMVDDQPMEIFLDDDDKLVELKQEHGDQMFALVKQALIERNKYNPSGGYPETLLWNFKHSREATMEEAVQFIVKKCCANKRKR; encoded by the exons ATGTCGAAGAGACATCGGACGGCGGCTTCAGACCCGTGGGACGACGACCAGGACATGCCGCCGCAGAAGGCGCCCCCGGGGATCCACAGGTCGGTCTACCTGGAATGGCGCGCCGGGGCGACCGGGCGCCTCCGCGACGTCCGCGACAACCTCCGCCtcctcgccccgccgccgccgccgcccgcttcCCAGGAGGCCGGCCTCCGCGCCCTCGGCCTCCTCGACTTCGTCCGCCTGCGCCTCGACGACGCGCCCCCGCGCCGCGACCTCGTGGCCGCGCTCGTCGCCAACTACAAGCAGTTCTACGAGTGGAGCTACGCGCGCGGCGCCTTCGTCAAGGTCAGCCTCGACGCCTTCGCCGACGCGCTCCGCCTCCCGCCTCCGACGGAGGGCCcacccgacgccgccgccgccgctgccgccgcgccCCCCGGGCTGGCCTCCGCCGCGGAGTGGTTCATCGAGGCGTACATCCTGAAGCCGCtacgcgcgcgcgccgccgcggAGGGACGGCCGCGCAGGCTGCCCAGCGATGTGGACCTGGCGCTGTACAGGGCGAAGTTCGGGATGGTGCATAAGGTGGACTGGAGCCGCCTCATCTGGGTCCTCGCCGAGAAGGAGATGGTCGACCTGAGCAAGGGGAGAAGGCCCGACTGGACATGCCACTATGCCGCCTACCTGCAGAGGCTCATCTGGGTGGACAATCCGGGCCTCTTCCAGCCGGCATTGCCATTGCTCGGCCTCGGTGGGGATCAAAATCTCCCTTCAGAGCTCCAGTCCAAGATGCAGGAGGTCGAAGCGAGATCCAAGCTGCTCGACGCGAGATCCAAGCTGCTGGACACCAGAGCCGAGCACCTTGAATCCAAGTCCAAGGAACTGGAAGAACGGGCACTCGCAAGCAAGACACTAACAGAGTTAGAGCTGCTCAACCGGAATCTGCTCGCCGAGAAAGAAGCAATCAACAGTGAGCTGGTAGGAGTGCAGGAGGAGCTGGGAGAAGCAAGGAAGCAGCTAATGCAGCTAGATGATAGCATGGAATCAATGAAATCGTTGAGTAAGGCTCTGTTTTCTAGGGAAAGAAAGAGCAATGCTCGGTTGCTAAATGCTCGGTGGGCTCTGGTTACCAAGGAAATCAAGGGCAACGGTGACTTAAAAAGCCATCAGGAAGAGCTAGCCGAGCTGCAGGATGGGATGCAAGGACTGAAATCCCTCAACCAGGTTCTGTGTTCTAGGGAAAGAGAAAGCAATGTTCAGTTGCTAGATACTCGCTGGGCTCTGGTTACCAAGGAAATCAAGGGCAACGGTGACTTAAAAAACCTCCGGGAAGAGCTAGCCGAGCTGCGCGATGGGATGCAAGGACTGGAATCCCTCAACCAGGTCCTGGTCACTAAGAACCTAATACACAACGACAAACTGCAAGCGGCTCGGAAAGAGTTGATCGAT GGCTTGATGGTGGCCACAAATGGCAGGGCAAACATAGGCCTGAAGAGGATGGGGGAGCTCGATCCAAAAGCGGTCGCAAATGCTTGCCGACCGAGATTGTCACAAAAGAAAACTCTTATTCTCTGTTCCAAGTGGGAGGCTCAAATCAGAAACGCAGGTTGGCACCCTTTTAAGGTCATCATGGTTGACGATCAGCCCATG GAAATTTTCTTGGACGATGATGACAAGCTTGTGGAGCTAAAACAAGAACATGGTGACCAAATGTTCGCCTTGGTAAAACAGGCGCTGATTGAAAGGAACAAGTACAACCCCAGTGGTGGCTATCCTGAAACGTTGCTGTGGAACTTCAAGCACAGTCGGGAGGCAACAATGGAAGAAGCCGTCCAATTCATTGTAAAAAAGTGTTGCGCAAACAAGAGGAAGCGTTGA